The genomic DNA GGAGTCCGGTGACACCGTCTACCGGTGGCAGGGCGGCGCCACACCCACGGTGGACGTCCCGGTCAACGACCTCGTGGACTGGCGCATCATCCGCGACGCCCGGGACCGCGGCCTCGGCCGGTACGACCTCGTCGGCGCCGGGGACCCGGGCATCAGCCAGTACAAGGCCAAGTTCGCCCCCAGCGTGGAGCCGTACTTCCAGATGACCCGGAGCACGCTCGCCGCGGAGCTCGTCCGGGAGGTGTACGGACGGGTCCGCTGACGGCGGCGAGGGTGCGTTCAGCCAGGGACCGATGGGAGGCGTGGTCGTGTGTCTGTAGCGATTGGTGTGATGGAAATATCAGGGACAGCAGCGACGGCGACAGGCTGTTGAAAGCCCCCGCGGCCCCTTTCAGTCCCGCCCTGTCGCGTTCCGGGGTCGCTTCGCACCGTGCTGGCTCGGTGCGGACGCTCCGGGGAACAGGCCATCTCGGGTGGGAATGGAAGGGGCCAGGGGCTTCCAATCCGTTCGCCCCGGAGAAATAGCCACACAACCGATCGTTACAACCAGCCCTGTCTCTACCGGCCGGCTCGGCATCTCTGGACACGGCGTCCGAGGGCGGCCAAAGGAACAAGAATTTAACCGCCGCGTCGGAAGTGGGCGTACCATGGGTAAGAAGTCGAAGGCCTCCAAGAAGCGGCTGGCCAAGCTCGAGAAGCAGAACAGCCGGGTCCCCGCGTGGGTCATCATGAAGACGGACCGCGAGACCACCCGCAACCCCAAGCGCCGCAACTGGCGGCGGAACGACACGGACGAGTAGATGAGCGCGAGTGACTTCGAGGAGCGTGTGGTGACGGTGCCGCTGCGCGACGTACAGGCCGCAGCCAAGCACAAGCGCGCGGACAAGGCGATGAGCATCATCCGCGGCCACCTCGCGAAGCACTTCAAGGTCGAGGAGGACGACGTCCGCCTCGACCCCTCCATCAACGAGGAGGTCTGGTCGCGCGGCCGCAAGAAGCCGCCGTCCAAGCTCCGCGTGCGTGCGGCCCGCTTCGAGGAGGACGGCGAGGCCGTCGTCGAAGCAGAGACCGCGTAACGTGCTCCGCGCGGCATTCGGGGGCTCGTCGTACATCGGCGTCTTCAGCCGCGCCACCGACGACTGTCTCCTCATCCGGCGCGACGCCGAGGACGATGTCCGCGAGGCGTTCGCCGAGGAACTCGAGGTGCCGACCGTCCCCACGACGGTCGGCGGCTCGGCCACCGTCGGCGCGCTCGCGACCGGCAACACCAACGGCATCCTCGTCAGCAGCCGCGCCAACGAGCGCGAGATCGAGCGCATCGAGGACGCGACCGGACTGCCGGTCGGCGAACTCCCCGGCCGGGTGAACGCCGCCGGCAACGTCGTCTGCTGTAACGACCACGGCGCCTACGTCCACCCGGACCTCTCCCGGAAGGCCGTCCAGGCCGTCGAGGAGACGCTCGACGTGCCCGTCGAGCGCGGCGACCTCGCGGGCGTTCGGACGGTCGGCACGGCGGCGGTCGCCACCAACCGGGGCGTCCTCTGCCACCCGAAGTCGACCGACGAGGAACTGGACTTCCTCGAGGACCTGCTGGACGTGCCCGCGGACCTCGGGACCATCAACTACGGCGGCCCGCTGGTCGGCTCCGGACTGGTTGCCAACGAGCACGGCTTCGTCGTCGGGCAGGACACCTCCGGTCCGGAGCTGGGCCGCATCGAGAACGCGCTCGGCTACATCGACTGACCACGACATCGACCCCATCCGAATCCGCGATAGATTCATTCCGAGAGGTATTTTCGATATCTTCAGACACCTGTACAGATATCGAGCCCTTTTGATAGCGTAGTTCCGCAACTGAATCAGAATCTGCGTATGAGCTCCCGAAGCTCGTCGTGGTCGTCCTCGGAGCCGACCCCGACCAGCACGTCCGACAGCCACTCCGACCGGGACGTTCCGGGCTCGTCTCGGGCGTCCACGTCCTCGAACATCGTCGCCCGGTTCACCGTAGAGCGGTCGTGAGGAGGAGAGTCGCCGGCGCCTCAGTCGTCCTGTCTGCGGAGCGTGAGGGTCGGACAGCTCGCGGTCCGGACGACACGTTCGGCGACGTTCGCCGTCAGGAAGCGGTCGAGCCGTCGCTTCCCGTGCGCGCCCATCGTGAGCAGGTCGATATCCCGGTCGGCCGCGTAGGTGGTGATGCAGTCGCTCGGCGTCCCGCGCCAGACGCTGGTCTTCACGTCGACGCCCACTCGCTCGCCGTGGTCGGTGACTGCATCCAGTGCCGCCTCGG from Haloglomus litoreum includes the following:
- a CDS encoding 50S ribosomal protein L39e, with translation MGKKSKASKKRLAKLEKQNSRVPAWVIMKTDRETTRNPKRRNWRRNDTDE
- a CDS encoding 50S ribosomal protein L31e, whose protein sequence is MSASDFEERVVTVPLRDVQAAAKHKRADKAMSIIRGHLAKHFKVEEDDVRLDPSINEEVWSRGRKKPPSKLRVRAARFEEDGEAVVEAETA
- a CDS encoding translation initiation factor IF-6 translates to MLRAAFGGSSYIGVFSRATDDCLLIRRDAEDDVREAFAEELEVPTVPTTVGGSATVGALATGNTNGILVSSRANEREIERIEDATGLPVGELPGRVNAAGNVVCCNDHGAYVHPDLSRKAVQAVEETLDVPVERGDLAGVRTVGTAAVATNRGVLCHPKSTDEELDFLEDLLDVPADLGTINYGGPLVGSGLVANEHGFVVGQDTSGPELGRIENALGYID